GCAGAGACCGAGCCGACAAGAGACTGAAGGAGGAAAGGCAAGATAACGCGAACGCCACGTaagcgaagagagaacgGACGAAAGGGTACAGATagagaaaaagacgaggAGATGCGCGATAGAGAGGAAACAAATTCACGGGGCGAACCTGGCACAGGCAAATGTAAGCGATAGAAGGCACCATAAAGCGAAGCAAGTCGAGAAGCGAATGCAGAAACAGATAAGAAGATGAGAAAGAATAGCTAGCATAAAGCGATACATGGAACGGACTTGAACACAACTACGCACACCCGGAGGTTgtgaagaggaaaaaaccCACGAAACAGAGTGATTATCTGTTCGATGGCAAGGTGTTGTGCGCATCGTGCGCATCGTCGCCTGTTTCGTGCATATTTTTAGGCGACCTGAACGCGCTGTTGCTTCTTACCTGAAGTcctgcgagcggcggcgcgtccgtcTCCACTGCTGCCCTCAAGTCCCGGTCGCTGAGTTGAGACGTCCTCGCGTTCGGCTTCCTCGAGTGCCACGCCTTGCTGTAGGGGTCGAGttcgagggagacgaaggaggcgcgcgcgccttgaGGCGGCCTAAAGGAAAAGCGCTCGGAGTCGGTTTCCACGAaggagggcgcagcgggcgcgtcgtTGAAACtcccgcagagccgcgcgctctcgctgcgccggaggctttccgcgcgggccgcccgcctccgctcgaGGGCAAcaggctcctcctcctcggggaACAACGTGCAGAAAGCCGTGAATTCGCCGCCCGGAATGCGAGACGAAACGCGCGAGCACCGCTCGCCCTGGCGCCTCCCCCACGAGGCAGCAGGCAAAGCCGAGGACGCGAAAGACGACACACGGGAGtcagaagaaggaaaaggagCGGCAGAAGACCCCATGCGCGAGGAGCCGCCCTGGGGGGCTCGAGcccccggcggcggggggtAGTAGGAAGCCGTCGTTGCGAACGGCGAGTCAAGCGGGCCTGCTGACTGCAGTGTATATACACCGTCGCCACCCAAGTGGAAAGCAGCCTTGTGCCCGTGAGAAGAGTACCCAGACGACGTAAACGGAGGAGGCCCGCCAGAAGAATTGAGAGCGTGACGGTGACActgagaaggcggagacggagagacagagaaagaagggCACGTAGCGTCGTACGGATAagggctgcagcaggccaCGGGGGTCCGCTGAAAAGCGCACGAATCGTCCCGCTTCCTCACGGCCGACAGACAGTCTCTccggcgggagagagaggaggcagacatCTCGGCGAGCCAGCAGATCTGACGACGAGCGAACCAAACTCAGCCTTCGCGCGGGAGTCCACCGGGCGCCCGCACCATCCAGGCAGGAACAGGTACGAGTCAGACTtggagcgagaggagagaagaagcgatgAGCTCTAAGAAACAAAAAACGACAGTGGAGCCGGCGGCAGGACGCAACAGCGAGTGTCGCCTTCTGTCCTGCGTTTGTTGCACTTGGGGAGgctgtctgcttctctccgCACACGATACATGCGAGGTGTCGAGTCCGCAGACCCGGGAAAGGCAGGGAGAACAGAAAAGGTGCAACAAAGGAGAGAGCCAGAAACAAACGagttcgcggcggccggagCAGCCGGAGAGAAGAACATACTCGAAGCGACGATGACAAAGAGTGCTACCAGAAGTGACTGAAAGATAGatctctgcggcgcccgtgcctcgccgccgaggcgcgaaaCAGAGACGGAAATTCGGAGCGACAAGAAGTCGAAAAAAGACAGTGCGCCCTGGAAAGATCCACGCTTTGAAATATGCTCATCCCAGTTGAGATGGAAACGTCAGGAACCCTCGTGTGCGAAGCGCAAGCGCTTTCCTCGCCGAGACGGCAGCACGTAAGTACCCTGTAGTAACGGGCTCTGTTCCCCCAGTTCCCAGTATCTGGGTAGGCTGTTTAAGGGAACTGGGTTCAGACGTTCGAATACAGAAGAGAGATGTGAGACAGGAAAACCTGCCGGagtgaggaagaagacgcagaggaggagccgagacggcgaagacacgAGGTGGCGCTCTACAGCGAAGCCAGAGCGGCGGAGTCACACATGGCAGCCTCTTTCAGGCTGAGGTTcagaaaagacgagagaCTCAGAGTGACGGCGAAACAGGAGCAAGGAAGACTTTTAAGGGGGGAATGGGGGGCACCGGGCGCGAGCAAGACCGAGTGTGGCGCGCCTAGGTGCATCGCAGCGGAAAAAAGACGTTCTGCCTCCCGTTCCCTTTGCAAGCATTCACGGCCCTTTGTTACGCGCGCAAGTTAGTCGTCAACCTTCAGCTGATACTTCTCTGGGGCGTCGGCTCcggaggagggcgctggCTGGGCGCGCCAGTACAAACTCGCTAGATCAGCAGAGACACGAAGTGTCGTGAGAATCCAGTAGCGTGCCTTGCGGAGCGGCGACAAAGCGCCACCCGCGCAGCAGATGGGGGAAAAGGCGGCGGGAAACGCTTTACTTGCTAAATCGAACGATATCATGCAGCTTCACAAGGAAAGACAGCGCGTGAGGGAAAAAAATTGGGAGGGAGCGCTGGCGGTGTCTTCTGGAAATTTCTCAGGGTGGAGGACTCTCGCCCACCGTGCGGCAACATGCGTGAAGGGCGGACGCGAATAGGACGCCAAGACCATACAGAAATTGAAAAAACAAATTCTTTCGTTCCATCCAAACGAGGAAGTGTGACGTTTTCGCAAAGAGATCCGACGGAAAAAAAACCTGGAGAAAATGTGACTAGGCCGCATGTGGATGGCGCTGTGTGATTTGCGACAAACACACGACCCCCTcgcacgcaggcgtcgcAACACAAACCGTCCAGTATGACTAGATCGCCTCGATAGGGCTGTCATGCAGCCTGGGGTCCAGTCGCCAGCCAGGCTGAAAAACGTCGTGTGCCGTGCCGTTTCCGGAGTAATTGTTGGTCCGTGGTGTTTTTTCAGCAGTTCGAGTCGCGCGCACGCCGTCTGTAATATCGCGAGACACGCCTGTGTCAGGCTGTAGTATACAGACGCAACAGACGAGATCGTCGGTTCTGAGACTCACGCGCGGCAAGCAGGAGCGGATAGTCCGGACTTTTCTGGGTTCAACGTAGACGCTGCtggagagaaaggcgaggcACGATGGGGAGCGGAAGGTGCCTAGCGCAGAGCGGTTCAACTCCACGTAGAGACGACGTCTTTGTAGTTTGCTGGATGAGAAAACAGGTAACTGGGGCGCGCCGTAATAAGCTTTCAGTTAGCAGTTGTTGCTCTAGTGTTCATAACATGGAGAAACAAAGGAACGAAGGCACTGAAATCGCGCCTGGAGGACTCTACCGGCACTCCAAAGGCGCCTTGCAGGTCCGCCCCAATAAAGCGCCACTTTTATGACTGTTTCCTGCTCTGATGTGAAGTGAAGAACTAGCGCCTCACAGAACTGCACTCGCAGTCCTTAGTGGAAGAGGCGATGCGCCCTGCTGCTGAAAAAGACCTTATTGGGGAAAACGCGATGTTGCATATTGGGAACAGCTTTCTAGCTTCCGCGTTCGGAACTCCCATGCCGTTCTCGTGTGCCGCTCAAGTCCTCCGCGAGGTGCAGGCCTGGGCGTCTGTGTTGCTGGTGTCTGGTCCGATGAAAAGGAGTACAAGAGAAGCCCTTGGAGGAGAACCCTAGGCGCGACATGTCAGAAGAAGCCACGAAGATCGACGACAATAGTGCTGGGTCGCAAAGGGTGCGCCCTCGCTGGCGTGTCAGAGGCGCCACGGGGCGTAGGATGTATGTTTCTGGCATCGTTTAACTTCGTGTAAGCAAGCAAGACTGCACTGAGGGATCTCATCGGCTATTTCTTCCGTTGTTCAAAGCCGCCTCAGCTGCTGCCCTCGGCTTCCGAGCGGCCGAGTTAGGCGGGTGAATAGTTCGTTCTaccagacgaagagagctTGCTAGCGGCCGCCTCACAGAGCACCGCGTCACAGGAAGCAGCAATCTGCACATGCCGGCTGACTGTCTCACTAACACGAGTCGATCTATGGCTTGTCCTTTCTCCCCTCGTGGTTAACGGCATGCCTACATGCTCCACATTATGTCTTTTGCTAAGACATAATCCAGGTCAAAGGTGCGTATGCACGGACTGTGGCTCACATCTCCAGTAGGCTCATATAAGCAGCACGGAGAGGCGTCTGCTTGGGCGCATATTCCAACTCACGGATGTCGCTGTGTTGGGGCGCTGTCGCAAACTCCCAGCGCAATATATGAGGGTGGGGACAAACACTTTGCCCTTTTCGGGGGCACCGCGGCAGAGTTGCATGGAAGAGCCTTGGCGTTCCCTTTTCTTCGCCGTATGGCTTTCTGCTTCGATAGCAGCCGATAGTGAcgcaggctgcagcgcgaaagCGCAGTCGTACTGTGGGTGTTTACCTAGAAGTAGTATGCCTACGCATTTGCGCGAGTGCTCCAGTCTTGTCTGTCTAGTGACTCGCGGGGAATCCGCACACTACTGGGAGGCCGCACGCCATGGCCTCAGTAGTAAGCGTTGCAGGTGTGCTTGACGCCACAAGGTACACAGAGAATGTGAGCACGCCGAAGGCGTCTCAGGTCTGCATCTACTGCTGAATTCCGTCAAGTCAACTGAGAAGCTTTGAGCCCTGTCCCCCCCTAGTCACTCTGAAAGTTGCcacgttctctctctctctctctctctctctagtGCCGCCGCGAGACAGCGGCACAGTCCGGCGCTCGATGGAGCGACGTACGCGGCACGTACTAGAAAGAGTGCGCACGCTCTGTAGGGTGGCAGTGTCGAGGACTAAACACATCTTCCGCATTTACTGTCTTTAGAACTGGTATAGAGGACTCTGAGAATGTTGACCAAGAGTAAGTGCGCGTCAGGCACTTGGGACGCCAGAAACTTTAAGTGCAGTCTGCAGCGAGCTGTTGCGCGGGACTCCGTCTCGATTCGTTGCCGCATCCTACAGAAAGGAAAGGTCCGCTCCCGGAGCGCAAGCCAGGAATCTTTAATTCGCCCACATTGAACGCGATatcctccttctctgctccTGCAGTGCAGATGCGGACGCTCGACGAAGCAGCTCACTGTCTCGTCAACAAGACCTAACGCAAATCGAGTTAGCTGGCAGCCGCTCACTGCGCTGGCGAGAGGGTGAGCGACACGAGCCGCGGCGTCAGAGGTGACTGCGCACATGGTGCAGCCGGTGAGCGGGAGCCTCAGTCTCGCCCCTACATCGTGGAAATGTTTCCTGCTGCAATTTGGTTCCTACAAAGGCTCGGTTTTTCCTAACCTGCTTGCTGTCCGTCTTCGAGCGGATTTCTTTTCCCGGTAACTGCGCTAGCGTTGTCTCCCAATAGTCCCGCTGACTCGCGAACGTACCGTCCAGTTCCTGCCTAggcccgcggcagccgccttTCTTTACTAGGAGAGGCAACTGgcgacgcgcgtcgctggctgGACTGTGTGCGGGAGCCATGAGGTGGCTTTTCGTCGGGCATCACACTTGTACCGACACTGCTGCGCTGCATACGTTGTTTTGCTCAACCTCACTGCGTCGAAACAGCAGCGGTTGAGTCTCAGGCGTCCTCTCCTGGAAACGCCGCGCTGTGTGTTGGCAGGCGAGCCTCACGCAGACGGGCTGTCAGGCTTAGCTTGGTTCACGGACCAGTTGGTCACCCCAAGCAAGAGCTACCTCAGCTCGCACCTGGTCTCGAAACGCGCGTCCACACCCAGTGCGTTTCTCTCCTGTTCACCTCTAACGAAAAAGAGCGAAAAACAATGAATGCGTTGTACGAATTTCGCTCGCGGGGTGGGCGACCCGACAACAGCCCAGCCTTCTTCAGGCCGCGTTCGTGGCTCTTCTCGGCCGCCACCCCAGCAGGAAACCCGCTGAATCAGAAGGCACTGGGAGTGTCCCAGCCTCCACAGAATCCCCACTCGGACCCAACTCCTGCTGGGGGCTGGTACTCCTGGTTTATGCCGCCGCAAATCCCAAATTATCCCGCTGACTCCATGTTCGTGAACTCGCTTGAATTCCTCCCTGACCAGTCCACCATGCATTATCCCGGAGCTCGTATAGTGACGGCCGCAAGCTCGTACGCCTCCTGTTACGCTCCGGACGAGGCTCCTCTTGTCACCGTGTGCTCCAGTGACAACGACGACTCGCCTCCGAGTCTCGTAGACGCGCCGCTCGATGCCGGGGGAAGTCCttcagaggaggacgaaacCAGTTTCAATGTCCAGTCAGATGACGTTCCGGAGGCTcacgacggagaggcgtccgccgccccgcctgaCGACGACAAGCCTGCCTTGTATCCGGAAGGAAAGCTCCACAGCTCCAAACAGATTGTGCATCGCGACGGCCTCACCGGCGAACTAGGCCACCGCATAGTCAACGTGCTTACGATCCACGAAAACCCCGGAGTCTACCTCATGCCCAATTTGTTGACAGACGAAGACTGCGAGCACCTCCTGCAGCTGTCCGAAGGCCGCTGGGAACGAAGCAAGACTAGTACAGGATACGTCACTGAAGAGCCGGTATGTCACCCTCGCAGAAGGAGTAGTTCGTGTGCTGTCGATGTCGCGCTGAGATGGAAGCCCGTGCATACgcgggcgaccgccgcgTGGCGCTCTCGTTTCGTAGGCTGTGCGCGCTTGCCAATGCCGGTATCACATTCAGTCGCGTGAGATATGATCGTCACCATCCACCTGTCCAGCGGGCGCAGTGTCTGTTCCTACAAAACTGGAACGAGGGAGCCCGTGAGGAaaagttttttttttcaagtATGGGGGATTCCATGGTGTTCACATCTGAGCGCAAGTAAGGAAATTCCGTAGTGGACCCCCCTGGTGGACGCTACACAGCAGCGAGCGGGGAGTGAAGTCGTGGAAGTTCTGTCGGCGTGGGAGGCCGCGAGCAGGCATTCAATGGAGAGGCTGTATCGACACCCAAGGGCCATTTCTGCTCTCGACAGCTCACGCGGGCGCGACTGCGGGTGTGGCTCAACCCGTCAGATCCTCGCAGGACTGGGGACAGAGAGGAAGTGGAGTTCCCCGTACCCCGCTTCGCGATGGCATTCAAACGTGAGTACAAAACGTGTGCATATCATGCTCACTACTTCATTGCTCGCGGCGTTGTGGATATCAgacgcgttcgcggcgctccagcaAATGCGTGGGCGTTCACTTCGGCCGTTTGTCTCTACAGACTGCCTACACTTCGGGCAAGAGCCCGTCAAGAACGAGCTGGTCTGTGCCCTTAGCTATTGGTGAAACGATGATCGTGGAGAACATCGAGCGGGTCGTATCAGCTTTTGCGGGCATGCCCGTCGACCATCTTGAGCCGCTCGTCATCGTGCGTTACGAGGAAGGACAGTACTTTAGAAAGCACCACGATGGGGGTTTCCGACCCGTCACAGTCCTTCTGTATCTAAACGGTGAGCCCCCGGTctgccttccgcttcttAGAAAGAGTAGCTGCGGTTTGCCTTCCTTTGCTCAGGAAAATTAGGCTGTGACGGATGGAGGCTCCTGCAGTGTGTGCAGCGATTTCACAGCGAGGCAAGGTCTCTTACCCCACTGCTTACGGTATCTTCCCCAGCAGTTTCACCGCTCTGTTTTCATGTGCCGAACGGATCTCTACCGACGTGCGGGTCGACCTAGAGTTCGTCCGGGATTCATCTCATGGCACGCCGCAAGGCGTGATTGTTTTCTGTACAGATGTGGAAGCTGGAGGCGAGACGAGTTTCGATGTGTTgggcttccgcgtcgctccagTGAAAGGAGCAGCCGTCATGTGGAACAACTCGTACCCAGGCACCAGTGACATCGACCCCCGCCTCTTGCACGCTGGGCTTCCTCCAAAGAAAGGCGTCAAGTTTGTTGTCAACTGTTTCTTCAACAAGGATCCGATTCGGAAGCAACTACTGGAGCATGCGAGTAATTGACGAGGGGTGCATGCATGAATTCGTCCGTCCTCTAAGTGAGGCGGCTTGTCGCGCGCGGCATGTCACCGAGGGAATATTTTTCTCCGTCGCACCGTAGGCAACCGTGACCACGAGTGGCAGTCGGAAGAGAGCTGTTGGCTCAACCGTTATTTTCTAGGCATGCAGGCAGGGCTAGTTTACAGATGATAACTGTTACACCCGTCCCCTGGATGAGGATACacgcgctccgcgccgagGTGTAGAATTCAGGTTGTAACCAGTTCTTACACAAGTAAGGGTGTATGCATAGGTTGTCAATTATTCCAAGGGAGGACTGCATTATGCCAGCGTGCAAATGTTTGGGTGATCGCCGGGAAATAATGTAGTACGTGCTTATATGTGTATCTGGAACGCGGGTAAAGTCCCGTTGGTCGTTTATCGGGGAGAGTGGTAACACTCCGTTAGTGCACACCTCTGCCGCTTTGACAGTCATTAACAACTGCTCATTGGTCATCTGAGTCCTTCAGGTTTTGCGCTCTGTCACTTCGTGATTGCGGTGGAAGGAAACTGACGAGCAAGGCGTCACGCTTATCATTGCTCTACCGTGGCATTTATCAGCAGGGAACGACGATAGTAGCTTCAGCCGAGCTAGGCACGTGGGATGTCTGTGGCGCAGTTCACACGCCGGTTTTATTATCCTGTTTCTAACTCCACTTTTGCAACCACGGGACTATGTGGAATCAGTCTTCAGAGACAGCATTCGTATTTGCGAAGCGTTTGAGCCGTTCGTCTCATGTTTCAAGAATTCGGGGGATCCACAGTTTTTTTTACACTGTCCTTCTCGCGTGTGAATGGTCACGCGAGCCTCTCGTTTCCTCTTCAGAAGACCGGCTGGTCTCTtggagacagcgaagacagGACACATTTGTGTACGACCGTCTTTGGCGTATTCTCGTTCTATTAGGATCGGGCATTTGTTGATGTCGGGGGAACTCGTGCATCCACTGCTCTTTCCCAATTTGGCTACGCCCTTCACTCAATGCAAAACTTGCGCGGTATCATAAACAACTTGAAAGGTTGCTTGCTAGACCAGCGCTGATCTCGGATAGCGGTGCCACGCATTTCCTCTAGCAATGGACTGCCAGCGGAAAACGCCATCTCGGCGTCCTTTACATCTAAACTGTTGCCGCACGTCACAGCTACATAGTCGGTCTTCCTGCGCGTGACGAAGGTCAGTGCAGGCGCAAACAAGTTTCGCAGACCAGGCTCCGGCATGTGTTTTTCCCATGTTTTGGGATGGCCTCAAATATCGTACTCTGTCGCCAGATTCACATGCATTGTCTTTTCCCTTTCGTTTAAGATACTGCATCACTCAAAGTGAGGTGACGGTTAACCGAAGGAGCCTGCATGCGAGTCCCGCAGCAAATTCTCTCCAGCGTCAGACATTTGTCTCTTCCGACTTCAGCGTTTTTACGCAGCTGACAGCGTTTCCTGCAACCTTACCCAGCCCAGCCGATTCAGACGCTGGGAGGGAGGATCCGGAAACTCTAGCCCGGAGTGTTTTTTCGGTGGTTTACTAGGAGGCGCCCTGGTGTGGTAACAAAGCACCTCGTAGGTAAAGCACATAATGTGACTGTGCCTCTCTCTAATGGGCTCTGACTCGGGACAGAGATCAAACACAAAGTGTAATATCTCAGTGTAAAGCCACCGGGGTAACTTGATGTATTCCACGCCGCCCTACGTATATGTggacttccgaaccaccaatatatattggtacaaagaagttaccatatcctccgtacaaagcaggcattaagaacataaagatgCCTTCTtgatgttagtctgtacggaatacacggatcggattcttgttggccctcgttaaataactacatattaaaatgagcggTGTAGCGATAATTCAGCTGAAAAGCTATCTTCAGTCTAGTCATAAGGCTCTGCATGTTGTTGAGCAAATGTATCTTCTCTCCGCCAGGGCTGTGGGGTCCCGCATTAGGTTTTGGTTTCCCCAAGCTAAAAGCTGATTCAGCGAAACGTGCATGGAAAAACGGTATGTTTTCGCACTTCGACACTCCTTCCTTAGGCGACGTAGCAACCGCCAAAAGCGGCTGTCATGTGGTTGTCAGATGGTTGCGGGAATCGGGTATACAACGAGAACGCCGCCAATGTGCGACTCGTATCCACAGCACCTCCTTTTCCCGCGGTAGTGCCTTTCCTGCTCACGCGTTGAATAGGGATCCTCAAAATGAAGGGCTGCCATTAACTCCGGTATGGTCATGTTCGTACAGTAGAATGTAGATACCAATTTGGCGGCGATACGCACGCAGGGTAACGATCGTCACTTACGATCTGTTGCTCTCTCGCCCGTCACCGTGGCAACATCGCATTGATGGGCAGCCACGGTTTCTTCAAAGTTTTCGACCTCATCTCGTTCTTCTGATCTCGGGATCGTTTCAGAGCGCGGGGGCCGCATGCTGTGTGAGTGGCAGTTGCTATCATGAAAGGCATACTCGCGTCCACGGCGCCGTATACTTCGTACGATTCACAGGTGAACCCTCCCGTCAGATGCAAAACGTCTGACAGCATGTTGCCGTCTCTTGCACCTCCAACACTCTCAGAAGCAACAACAGAAGGAGTTGGTTCAACCAGAGAAGATTCTTTCGCACACACAGCGCACGCAAGCGCCCCGGTGGCAAGCGATAtggcctcgctgcctgccgtcgcctctgccccggcgcgacggccgaCTACTAAAGTTCCAAACTCCGTAGCGCTTGCGAAAAGCGAAAGTGCTCGCCGAACGCCCGCAGCTTTCTCCGT
This portion of the Besnoitia besnoiti strain Bb-Ger1 chromosome VII, whole genome shotgun sequence genome encodes:
- a CDS encoding oxidoreductase, 2OG-Fe(II) oxygenase family protein (encoded by transcript BESB_080690), which translates into the protein MNALYEFRSRGGRPDNSPAFFRPRSWLFSAATPAGNPLNQKALGVSQPPQNPHSDPTPAGGWYSWFMPPQIPNYPADSMFVNSLEFLPDQSTMHYPGARIVTAASSYASCYAPDEAPLVTVCSSDNDDSPPSLVDAPLDAGGSPSEEDETSFNVQSDDVPEAHDGEASAAPPDDDKPALYPEGKLHSSKQIVHRDGLTGELGHRIVNVLTIHENPGVYLMPNLLTDEDCEHLLQLSEGRWERSKTSTGYVTEEPTAYTSGKSPSRTSWSVPLAIGETMIVENIERVVSAFAGMPVDHLEPLVIVRYEEGQYFRKHHDGGFRPVTVLLYLNDVEAGGETSFDVLGFRVAPVKGAAVMWNNSYPGTSDIDPRLLHAGLPPKKGVKFVVNCFFNKDPIRKQLLEHASN